A region of the Cumulibacter manganitolerans genome:
GATCGGCACCCTGCTCGCCGCCGCGCCGCAGCACGGGTACGTCGCGATCATGGCGTACCTGGACCGGCTCGCGGACACCGCGATCGTGCCGCTGCGTGACGAGATCGCCCGCCGGACCGGGCTGCAGACCACCTTCGGGTGGGGCCCGCGGTTCCTGCACTCCACCGGGCAGTACCACAAGGGCGGCCACCAGAACGGGGTGTTCCTGCAGGTCACCGCCGACGCGCCGGTCGACCTCCAGGTGCCGGGCCGGCCGTACTCGTTCCACACCCTCCAGCTCGCCCAGGCCTCCGGGGACGGTGCCGTGCTCGCGGCCAGGGACCGCCCCGTGCTGAGGGTGCACCTGAAGGACCGCGCCGCCGGCATCCGCGCGTTGCTCGACGCCGTCCACACTCGCTGAAGCCGAATCCAGGAGGCCGTTCGTGAGCTCGTCCCCCAGCCCCGCGAAGAAGTCCACGGCCCGGAAGCCCACCGGGGCCGCCCGGAAGCCCGACGCCAAGAAGGCCGCGGGGAGCACGGCCGAGACGAAGAAGCGCGTCCGCAAGACCCCGGCCAAGCGCTCCGCCGCGAAGAGCACGCCCACCGAGGCGCCGCTCACCGCTCCGGTCGACGCGCATCCGGTCCCCGGACTCGTCGACGCGGACGAGCCCATGCCGGTCATCACGCCGAGCGAGTCCGAGCAGTACGTCGCCGCGACCTCGGTGTACCGCCCCGCCAACCCGCTGCGCGACCCGCAGGACCGGCGGCTGCCGCGGGTCCCCGAGCCGTGCGCGCTCGTGGTCTTCGGCATCACCGGCGACCTCGCCCGCAAGAAGCTGATCCCGGCGATCTACGACCTGGCGCACCGCGGGCTGCTGCCGGCGAACTTCGTGCTGCTCGGGTTCGCCCGCCGCGACTGGGGCGACGGCGACTTCGCGCAGCTCGCGCACGACGCGGCGCAGGCGGCGGCCCGCACCCCCTGGGACGAGAGCGTGTGGGCCCGTCTCGCCGACAACATCAAGTTCGTGCCCGGCGACTTCGGTGACGACGCGGCGTTCGACCGGCTCGCGCGCACGCTCGACCAGCTGAGCGTCACCCACGGCATCCAGAGCAACGCGGCGTTCTACCTCTCGATCCCCCCGGCGTTCTTCGAGACGGTGCTGCAGCAGCTGCACCGCACCGGGATGGCCGACAACGACCGGTCCGGCGGCTGGCGCCGGGTGGTCGTGGAGAAGCCGTTCGGCCACGACCTGACGTCGGGAAAGCGGCTCAACCGCCTCGTCGACGACGTGTTCGGGTGGCGCGACGTCTACCGCATCGACCACTACCTCGGCAAGGAGACGGTCCAGAACCTGTTCGCCTTCCGGTTCGCGAACATGATGTTCGAGCCGATCTGGAACTCCAACTACGTCGACTCGGTGCAGATCACGATGGCTGAGGACGTCGGCATCGCCGGTCGCGCCGCGTTCTACGACACGACGGGCGCGGCCCGCGACGTCCTGCAGAACCACCTGCTGCAGCTGCTCGCGCTCACCGCGATGGAGGAGCCGGTGCGGTTCATCCCATCGGCGATCCGCACCGAGAAGCTCAAGGCGCTGCGGGCGATCAGCCTGCCGTCGAAGCTGGCCGGGCACGCCATCCGG
Encoded here:
- the zwf gene encoding glucose-6-phosphate dehydrogenase; this translates as MSSSPSPAKKSTARKPTGAARKPDAKKAAGSTAETKKRVRKTPAKRSAAKSTPTEAPLTAPVDAHPVPGLVDADEPMPVITPSESEQYVAATSVYRPANPLRDPQDRRLPRVPEPCALVVFGITGDLARKKLIPAIYDLAHRGLLPANFVLLGFARRDWGDGDFAQLAHDAAQAAARTPWDESVWARLADNIKFVPGDFGDDAAFDRLARTLDQLSVTHGIQSNAAFYLSIPPAFFETVLQQLHRTGMADNDRSGGWRRVVVEKPFGHDLTSGKRLNRLVDDVFGWRDVYRIDHYLGKETVQNLFAFRFANMMFEPIWNSNYVDSVQITMAEDVGIAGRAAFYDTTGAARDVLQNHLLQLLALTAMEEPVRFIPSAIRTEKLKALRAISLPSKLAGHAIRGQYEQGWLAGERVVGYTEEPGIPKDSTTETYAAVKLHVETRRWAGVPFYLRTGKRLPRRVTEIALNFKKAPHLPFAPTDTEELGHNQLVIRVQPDEGVTLRFGSKVPGTVMEVRDVAMDFLYGETFTESSPEAYERLLLDVLLGDATLFPLNEEVEASWAVIDPLEAFWASQPPAPYRAGEWGPKESDEMLARDGRAWRRP